The Drosophila sechellia strain sech25 chromosome 2R, ASM438219v1, whole genome shotgun sequence nucleotide sequence CCCTGAAATCTAATCCGTGTGAACCCCTCCAGAAATCCCTTTCGCCGGTGGACAAGGAGTCGTACTTGAATCTCTCCCGCTGGTTCGATCACCTCCAAAACCGCGTGGATGTGCACCAGGGCGAACCACTGCTGAACTTCACCACCATCTACCTGCACGGCTGGGCCACAGGCACCCACGTCTAAGCCCCAGGCGGGCACCCTTACACCCATTCACATCCAGTCACGAATGCGACACTTAAGTTATTTCTATTGCATTTCACAATGTAGTTTTGTGTGTTGTGATTATCATTTAATGCCAATGAGAGAGTTCAGCGTTGGAATATGAAGAATCGTTATTGTAGCCCGCACTACGAGTTGTTCTTGTTCTGATAATCGGATCTCAGCCGTAGCTCCGAATCACGTGCCCTTCCGTTGCGTCGCCGGTGCAGCGTGGGCTGTGTAGCAGCGACTCCTGCTGCGCCAACATCAGTTCGCCTGCACCTCGCGCGGCGAGCTGATGGAATTGCCCAGGTCCGCGGGCTCCGTGCACTTCCACAAGCCGTAGGTCTTGCCCACGGTGGTCTGCCACAGCCGGAGAGTACCGTCCTCGGAGCCGCTGGCATAGAGCTCCCCATCCGGGCTGAACTTCACGCTGTGCACGGGTCCGAAATGGCCCTTGAAAGATTCTGTGGGGAACAGAACACAGTGCCTTGGGATTAAAGAAGACTCATGTGAGGAGGTACATACCAATTTCGTTTCCTGTGATGTAGTCGAATTTGTACATCTTAAAGTCCTCGCCgccacaaacaaacacatgCTTATCCGGATGCAAACTGGCCGACGCCACGTTCGTCGGCACTTTCACCTCCTTCAGCTTCTTCAGCGTGTCGATCTCCCAGAAGCTAATCGAGGAGCCGTGCGATATGGTCAGTATGTGGTTGTCGCTGGAGATCTCCAGGCTGTTCGGGTTGCTGTTGAACTGCAGGCGCTGCACCTCGATGCCCGTCATGCGGTCCCAGAGGCGCACCGTCTTGTCCTCGGCCGCCGAGATGATGCACTTGTCGCCGCGGCAGAAGAGCGCCCGCTTGATGGCCCCCGTGTGTCCGGCGTACTCCTCCGGCTGCGCCTCGGGCTGCTCCAGATTGAAGACCCGCACTAGCTTCTCGTTGCTGCCAGTGACTATGTTCTCGGAATCCCTGTCGAAGGCCACGCTCTTCACGATGTGCTTGTGCTGGAAGCTGTGTATCTCGGCCCCGGTCACCGCATTCCACACCTTGCCGGTGAAGTCGGCCGCTCCGGAGGCGGCCAGGGTGGCGTTCCGGTTCAGCGTGGCGTTCCACACGGCGCCCTTGTGTCCCTCGAAGGTGCCCACCCAGTCGCCGGTGTCGCCGTGCCGCAGCATCGGGCTGCCATCTGCAAGATTCACAATACACGATTCTCGGTCAGTTGCATTCGCTTTCGCCCGCCGCCGAGCGTGCGTGCATAAATTAGCGCACGGAAGCCACCTTGACTCAATGCCTGCCGCCAAGGCCAACGACCTGGCCGCCTGCCGCTCGCAATCATGCAAGCGAGCTCCCAAGTTCACGTCACTGGCACCGCACCGCACTGCACTGCACTGTCGTGCTCGACGGGATCGGGATGCAGGGTGCTGCAGTGCAGCGCAGTGCAGGGACGCGGCTTGTTAGTTCGAACAGAGCTACATCATCAATGCATTCTATATGTGTGATAAATGATCCCACTACTCTCGCCATTTCAAGGACTTCTACTGATGTTTGCCTGGAATTCTATAGCTTAACTTTGCAGAGAAAGGTTTTCTAACAAGAGCACTTAATAAAGTAATGTATACTATGTAATTTCCCATTCTAATTTATACAATTACTGTGGCCTTAAACTTGGAATGATTCATCGCAGTGAGTACCGCACGAATTAAGCCCACATTAGATGCTGTATCCGAATAAATTTCAGGGGATTGGGATCGGGAAAGTGTATCCAGCGAGCAGAATCTTCCAGGCGGCAGACAAACAGCAGCTGCATATACACACAGCATATAAATATAGAAGTTCCAAGGTGCTTCCTGAACGAGCAGTTTCGAAAAGTTGCTAAACAAGGGGAAGCGAGTACGTTAAAAGGCGATAACGAAGTCAACTTGAACTTGCAGTGGGAACGAGCGCTCTTTCCGCATAAAAGCAGCATTTGCGAAAGCCACGAATGCAAAGTGCCTGTAAAAAACAGGCAATAGCTAACGAATTGCAACTGCCATGGCAATTGCAATCGCATCGACTGGCTGACACCTCAAGGCAAAGAACGCGAGTTTTGTAGCATGCGAGTGGCGGCAGGCAAAAGGGTTTCGCACTCGCAGAAAACAGGTTTCGCTCGCGATAAGTGACTTTGCATTTGGGTCAAGGTTTCCCATAGGCTAGACATGATGCTACACCGTGCTGGCCCGCCTGTCGTTCATGTGATTCCATGCCGCTCTGATGCAGTACCTTTCCCACGAACACAACGATCCGTCAAAGAACACGGACAACATAACTTGTTTTTCGACATGGCCTTCTGCGTAAAACATTATTTGCCCTTACTAGAAAACTTTACTACAAATTTGACCAATAAGCAAAAGTAGCTGCCTGTTTTTATCAGAACACCTACTGTATGGGCATTAAACTATTGCTATATCGAAACACTAGTTTAATCTATTTCCTACGGGATCTGCGTTGTGTCCCAGTTGGTCAGTGATGCACTTGCGATTTTAACCCCATCCGATGATTATGACAACCACTGTGCGACGACGGAAAGTGGTGTATAAATAGCGCGCAAGGACGGCTAATCGCATGCGACTGGCTGGCCGATCCCGCGGACCTTACCTTTGCAGGCCGAGATGAGAAAGTAGCCGGCGTCGCAGATGTCGCTAAAGTCCAGGTGGACCACGGGTCGCGTGTGGCCACTGCAGGTCAGAGGGATTTGTCGCAAGTTGTTGGCGGCCATGGCAGTGGACTGGTGGATTGGTGGACTGTGTGGTCCTTAATACTTGTGGTTTTCTCCGAGTGTAGCGACCGTTATGTTCGCTGTGGCGACTTTGTACTTGGATTGGTTGTTGCTCCTGGTTAACTGCGCTTCACTGCCCGTACGATAATGATTTTCCCGTTCGTTTCTAGGTTCGAGGTGCTGCGGTGGCTTTGCAGGGTGTGCAGTGTATTTACAATCTGATGCACTGAATTTTATAAACAAGGGGGGAAAATAATTACGCGACACGTTGTTGTTGTGGATGGACGATTGGTAGCCGACTCCAGCCTCGATAGTCCGCACACACAGTACCTACCTATCGACGGCGGTGGGCGCGTGAGGCGATAGCTCGTCGATTAGTTAGAGCTGTGTCACGGCAGCAAAGGGAGGATACAAAGGAAAATCTCAAATTacttattttcaatttggcatagaatttttttattttgcttttttatttatattaatcgAATTAATAGCTACGCAGTACATAATTTAGAAATCACGGCCAACCACTATCGATATCCTCAGTGAACGAGTCACGACATCTTGCATGTAGCCCATCCCTATTTACTTGTCAAAACAGCAAATTTTCATTCGGGCCAAGAATCGACTGAAAATATGTCCGCTATTCTAAACCACGCAATTCGCCGCCAATTCGGCGCTACTGCCGCCAGGAATATGTCCGGAACCGCCGCTGTGGCCGGCGAGCACTCCGGTAAGTGTCCGTCCAGCGTTCCAATGGCCAAATTCGTCCCCTTTTGTAAGGTTAAGGTTATGTAATTTGGCCGTTGGGCAAGATCGATTTGTGGAGAAGGATTCGCTCTTATAACACAACTTCCCATGCTCATCTCATCCTCCAGGTGGCTACAAGGTGTGGAAGCGCCTGTCATTCTTCGTGGCCGTGCCCGCCGTCGGACTGTGCATGCTGAACGCCTACCTGAAGCACCAGGAGGAGCACGACAAGCCCCGCCAGGAATTCGTCAAGTACGACTACCTGCGCCGCCGCGAGAAGCGCTTCCCCTGGGGCGAGGGCCAGAAGAGCCTGTTCCACAACCCCCACGTGAACGCCCTGCCCGACGGCTACGAGCACTAGGTGACCACCACATCCGGTTCCCACTGCGGGATGTATTCGTTGTTTGGTAGTGATAGACGTTAATGTAAACTGAACTTTACGCGGAAATACACAGAAAACACATATACCCAAACTCCAGTTGGCGCTTCAATAAAGAACAAATCAGAGCGAGGAGAGATCCCTTAAAGAATCCGATATGTGGGACTCATAACAAGGCAGGCAACGAACATTTCAATGAGCGACAGCGGAATTCTGGTGGAGTTTATTTAAAAGGCCTTCGGTTAAAGGATAAATTAAAAGTTACAATTAAatagaatttaaatttaagcatAAGCACGGATGCACTTTCCGCAAGCAATCTATTCAACTGCTATCATTATTTTGCGGATCTGCGATTCTTAAGGTTGCGTTCCAGTTTGTGATGAGGGTTGCCTTCGTTCTTTCCCGTCTTCGGAGTGATTCTTTGAGCATCCCGACTGCGAGTTTGGCGCACGGATTGCTGGGCGTCCTTGGGAGGATTGATTTTACGCTGCTTCGGAGGCGGCGGCGTGAAGGATTCGTCGCTATCGTCTAGGTGGTCCTCATAGAGAGCATCGTCTTCTAAGTATTCCGTCACGAATTCCTCCTGCTTCGCATTGTCTAGGTCTTCAAAATCGTCGAGATGTTCCTCCTTCTCATCGACGCCGCCGCCTTCTCCTTCGCCGTCGTCTTCGAACTCGTTTTGGTACGGCTCCATGTCCACCACATGATCGTCCTCGATGTGGCGCTGCAGGCATTCCTGCGTCAAGAAGATGTGGTCGCAGAACTCGCAGGCATGGCGCTCGCTCTGCTTGTGCTGATCCATGTGGCTCTCGACACTGTCGATATCCTCGATCTGCTTGCGACACATGGGACATTTCAGGCTGGCGGTGGCATGGATGAGCGCGTGCTCCAGCAGGTCATTGTAGTTGTTGTACGACACCTTGCACTCGCTGCACACGAACGAGGCGTCGGAAGTCTGCGTGTGCACGCGCAGGTGGCGCGAGAGATGGTGCGACAACATGTAGGACTTGTGGCAGTACTTGCAGGGATACGCCCTCTTCCCGGCGTGAGCAACTAGGTGGCGGGCCAGCTTGGAAGCGGTGGAAAAGCTTCTTTCGCAGTGCTGGCAGGGGAAGGGAAGATTAGTGGAGTGGACAGTCTGAAAGTGGACATGATTGTTAGCCTGGGAAATCATAAATATGCTTGTCAACTCACCTCATGACGCTCCAATCCCTGCTTGAAGGCAAACGACTTGGTGCAGACGCCGCATTGGAACGGACGCTTTTTCTGATGCCGCTCGGCGTGCTTCTCCATCTCCTGGCGCGAAAGGAAGGGCTTCTCGCAGTACACGCAGATGAACTTGGGTACGTCCGTGTGGGTTCGCTCGTGGCGATGGAGCAATGCCTTCCGGGTGAAGGCTTTCGAGCAGATGGCGCACTTGAAAGGCCGCTCGCCGGTGTGCACGAAGTTGTGCTTGGCCAGGTCGTACTTGGAGAAGAAGCTCTTCTCGCACAGGAGGCACTGGAAGCTGCGCGAGCGAGTGTGATTCAGCCGATGGATCtcgagcagctgctgcagcggaAAGGAGCGTTCGCAATCGGGACAGGGGAACACGTCGGTGGCCACCTTCTCGGCGTTCTTGGTCGGATCATCCTGATCGTCCAATGGCAGATCCGAGTCCAGAACCTCTGTCACTATTGCCACATTGCCACTGTCATCTCGCTTGACTTTGGGGGTGGCCAGGCGCGGTTCCACCGGAGCGGCGGGTCCCTTGTTCAAGATCCTAATCGAGGACTTGTTCAGCACCTTCGGCTTAATGGGTGATGCCTTCTGAGGGATTTCGGGGAACTCCTTCTCTAACTCACTGGCCATATCCTCCAGCATGCTCTGCACATCGTCCATGGACAACTCCTGGTTGTTATCCACCTTCAGCTCATAGGCGTGCGAACGACGTGGCACTGGAGAGGAATCTGCTACCGTCCCGTGGGTCACCATGGCGCTCTCCAGCACCTGGACGTCCTCGATAATCACCTGACTACTGGATTTGGCCATTGTGTTCAGTAGCTTTTTGGGTGTTTCGCTTGGCTCGGCTGCCTTTGTTGGGACGACCAGCAACTTCTTGGGCCCCATCATCATGGGCGCACGGGGCTTCTCCAGCGGCGACGGCCAGTTACCCGTGAGCGGATACTGGCGCAGAAGGGTTTCCGCCCGCTTGCACATCTGCTTGAAGCGGTAGCAGTGCTCGAAGAGGAGGCGGCACTCCAGACAGATGTGCCCCGGCATTCCGTCGCCGGCGTAGACCTGTTTTGAATGTAAGATTAGATAAATGCGTGAGTAACTAGGAAGCTACATTTATTCGGGGAAATCCGTGCTTATGCCAAATAATAAGGAACTATTCGTGGAAATCCCCCATATGCTTTTCGCTACATAATAAATTAAACGCAACTAAGTGCCTGCCATAAATGTCTCATTCCCTTAAAATGAACaatataatgttaaagtttaaatttaaaaaaggcGCCGAGGACCAGAACACCCTCTACAAATTAATCGATGGCTACCAATCGATGATTAGTGCTATCGACGGGCGGCCATCGCCGCTTGGCGGCAAGTGCATACACACGACTACATGCAATCGCAGTTTGTTTTCGCCGCTCAGAGCACGCTTAACCTCCGTTAGTTGATTGATTAAACACGTCCGATTGTGAGCCATAAAAGGACATTCGCTCGATCGAAAGCCGACAAAAGCTGGCTGAGAAGCGCAAAACAGCTGCGCTGCGCAAAGTTTGGCCACCGCAGAGCAATAGAAAACAGAAGCAGTGCCAGAATAAAACAAGAATCAGACCAAAAAGGGCGCAACAACTGCAGAGAGAGAAAAGGAAGGAACGAGCAGCGCGTGAGCGAGGGAGGAGCAGGAGGGAGCGAACAAAAGGCAAGAGGAAACACAAGGAGAAACGCAAACAATCAAAACAAGAACTTAAGCAAGAAAAGGGGCGCAAGATGACCGACGAGTGCGTAACCAGAAACTACGGAGTTGGCATTCTCAGCCCGAACGGATCGGAAAATCGGGGCAGCTTTCTTATGGCTGATAATACCGATGCCAAGGGCTGTACGCCGCAGTCTCTTGTTGTTGGTGGTGCAGCTGCAGAGAGGTGAGTCCATGTGCCTCGCTCTCTCCCTCTCCCATCTCTCTCTTTATGCTTCTGTGTTTTGTTATCAATGCGTCGTTGTATTGCGAGTGCTGGCATAACTGTAATATCCTAGTCTCAAATGCAGCAtacattaatttttattaattattccATTTTCATTCCACGATCTATTTTATAATCAGCCATTATTTATATTCTTGCTCttgtaaactttttaaatCAATGTGTGCTGCTGGCCATTTTAAAGAATCTTTATAATGCTGTTAAAATTGCTGAAACCCCAAAACTTCGTAATCAATGATTACGAATACGATTGATCAtgacaaatttttggcaaaatcgATAAGTTACTCATAATAGGATCTTCTTATCAAGCAAATAAGTTCGATCAGTGACAATACTGCCTGTGATTATAATTCTAGTGTTcacaagtttatttttaaataattaaataccCAATCATCGATTACTTTGACCAATACCTTATCTTATCATGCTGCTCAAATGGCTATTACCATTCTGATTTCCTTTTCCCAGCCCCTTGCCGGCCAACAAGTTTGTGGCTCGAATGCCCGTGGAGCGCTATGCCAGCGAATACAACATGAGTCACAAGCACCGCGGAGTAGCGCTGATCTTCAACCACGAATTCTTCGACATACCCTCGCTGAAGAGCCGCACCGGAACGAATGTCGATGCCCAGGAGCTGAAGAAGGCCTTTGAAAACCTGGGATTCGCGGTGTCCGTACACAAGGACTGCAAGTTGAGGGACATCCTGAAGCACGTAGAGAAGGCCGCCGAGCTGGATCACACGGACAACGACTGCCTTGCGGTGGCCATACTCTCGCACGGGGAGCACGGCTACCTATACGCCAAGGATACGCAGTACAAGCTGGACAACATCTGGCACTACTTCACTGCCACCTTCTGCCCCTCGCTGGCGGGCAAGCCGAAGCTGTTCTTCATCCAAGCCTGCCAGGGCGACCGTTTGGACGGAGGGATCACCCTGGAGAAGGGCGTTACCGAGACGGACGGGGAGTCCTCGACTAGCTACAAGATACCAATACACGCCGACTTTCTCTTCTCCTACTCGACCATTCCGGGTAAGGAATATGATTAGACAACCATTTTAAAGAATTTCACTAGCATTCTCGCACTGTTAGGCTACTTCTCCTGGCGCAACATCAACAACGGCTCCTGGTACATGCAATCGCTGATCCGCGAGCTGAACGCCAATGGCAAAAAGTACGACATGCTCACCCTGCTCACATTCGTTAACCAGCGCGTAGCCCTAGACTTTGAGTCGAACGTGCCCGCCACACCGATGATGGATCGCCAGAAGCAGATACCGTGCCTTACCTCCATGCTGACGCGCATACTGCGCTTCGGCGACAAGCCGAACGGGAATAAGGCTGGCTAGGAAGAGATCTCATTTTGAAGAATTTTCAACACAGGTTGTACAACCATCCCCCGCAATCATTCACGTTGGATTCCAATTCACTTCAAGTCTAGTTTTAGCCGACGCGTGCGATTATCCCGATGGATATTGAAGCACCCGACTCCCTTTCATTCATTCCCCTCCCTTTCCCACGCCCATTTCGGCCTTATCATTGACGAAATTCGTTACCCACTTAGATGACTTCCGTACGCATAAGCGACACCTTGCCAATAGCAAACCCACAAATTTGAGATAAGATTATACAATGAAgatttatacatacatacatacttatatGTACACgcaaacatttatatttgatatgaataaaaatgaattaaaaacaTTGCAACGCACTTCCCCACGTAAACGGGTGATTTCGATCTAAGCAACGCAGTTTGAAATGGGCCAGGTTGAGTTGATATGGAAAATAGAAGTTAACAATGAAGACTTTGCTGTATCAGTGAAATTTTACGAAACTTTAGTGGAATTCAAATTAGCATTAATTAACAGTGATTCATTAAGAAATTTCTCACTATCATTTTCTAATTAAGGGAGAAAATTTAGTACAGCAGTTAACCAAATAATGATTTTTAGCGTAAATATAAGTATCGATGGTACTATTGATGCAATTAAATATGAACTCGATTTGAATTTGGCGCCAAAGACAACTGACAGCTGTCAAGGCGATCAGCTGTTGACGACGCACTAGTGTGCGTGTAGCGCAGTACAGTTGCCCCAAATCGCAGAGATTTCTATTTTTCTTTGCACCAGCAGAAAAAGGGAAAGCCCAATGATTAGCCAACCAATTGGGCTGAGTCCTGGTCGCACTCTCCAAGGACATTCGGCTGGAAAAGGGAGGCGGGCCGGTTGGGAGCGGGGAAACTTAGCCAAGACGCCTCGCAGTCGATGCGGAAACCCGCGATGCGGCTTCTTAGCCAAGTTATGCGTGGCGTTGGTTAGTGCAAGCCAGAACCCATGGATGGAGCCGCTTACCTCGATCGCCGTGATGGCCATAATCTGCAGCGGCAGATTGGCGGTTGTTTTCACCCGTGGATTTTCCTCGAAAATCGAGGCCAGCTTCTGCTCGGTCAGGCAGAAGCGGCAGACCTTCTTCTCGGTCAGCAGCGCCTCGCGCACCTCCAGTTTCGCGGCCATCGGCAATTGGCGGTAATTCGTTCCGGGCGGCGGTAGAAACGCGGAAATTCACTTCCAAAGTGCGAAAAGATTAcaaatgaaaggaaaacaatCGCTTGGCGTCGCTTAGCGATGTGCACTCTGCAGATATCGATGTTTCTGCGTAAATTTAGCTTgacaaacttttttgtttttatttcacGCAGTCAAGTATACATATGTCACAAATAAAACTTCACACGTATATgggataaaataaaaataatgccGAGTGCCTTTATCATCCAGGCAAAATTACTTTTCATTTGCACAAACCGCCAGGGCGTTGCCGGATCGCTAATTTGTGACGCCACTTGGTGCGTGTCTCGGTAAAATATCGATATCTTAGCTGCTTTTTAACTAAAAGTAATTTGAAGTCGAAACTTTTAACTAAAACTAAAATGCTAttaaaatgtatgtatattatattaacGCCATTAATGCTTAACTCATAAGCAACACatgtttttctttaaatttttttattggaCAACCAGcttttttaatacaaattcAGCAAAGatcaaatgaatatttttaaaaaaattaaacagaAAGTTTGCGATAGTTTTCAGTGTATTTAAACTTGTAGCCCACGGATGCAGTTTTGAAATCCGCCAATTTCGAACCCATtgaaatgttcatttttcgtTTGACGGTGGAAAATACATTAACCTCTATTTAAGCTAGTTcagtataaaatatatatgcaatCTACTCGTCCGTGTCCCTCAGCCGAGCCTGCGTCTGCTGGCCGATGTCGTAGATGGCGTTCTGCTGGAGCAGCTCGTGGGCCTCGTAGCGCAGGGACTCCTCGTAGGCGTACTGGATGCTGGTGTCGTAGATCATCAGCTTGCACTTGGCCAGCGCGAGGATGGAGTTCCTCAGCCGGGCAATCACCTCCCGCTCCCCGCGCGGCACATGCTCGTTCAGGTTCTGGGCGAATCCTCCCTCGCCGCCCTCCTCTTCCTGGCCCTTGGTCGGCGATATCCAGATGTAGCCATTGTTGCCCAGGATCACGGAGGCGCCGCAGAGCAGGTTGTGGAAGTGCATCTTGCGGCGCTTGACGAGAGCGGGGAACACCTTGACCAGGATGCCCTGCGACAGCTTTCCGTACTTCAAGCTGCGCGTGTACAGCGAAAGGGAGCCCTCCTCGAAGATGTTCTGGTGGCCAGAGAAGAAAGGTTATATGAATGCTCCAGTACCAGCAAGTTAGGAAGTACCCACCTGGACTTCGGCGGAGATGAGATCGCCCTCGTCCAAGTACCGTCGCATCATCTGCTCGTCCTCCGCCGATCTCCGCCGGAGTTCTCCGCCCGGCAGATTCACAGAGGAGAGCAGGAGGATGGAGTCAAGCCGGGAATTGGTGTCCACTCGCCAGCGCTTCTGTTGCACCTCGCTGACGCGGGCCACCACCACGTCCCCGATCTCGCCCACATAGCGACTCTTGAGCGGGCGCACCGAGATCAGCTTGTTGACCTTCTGGATCACCCCGGCCACCGAAGACTTGATGTTCTCGTCCTCGACGAAGGTTCCGTGGCCACGCATGAATCCCGCCTCCGGCATCAGTACTTCGCCCGGCGTATACACCCTCGGCTGTTCCTCCGTCTGCGCGGCCAGGTCGCGCCAGTCCACCCGGTCCAGGGCCAGATCTATCGCCGCGTTGGTGGACATCTCAGTTCGGTCAAAGCGAGGTAAACAAAACTTTAATTTTGAGCGAGGCAAAAAGAACAACAGCTGGCCAAACACGCGCCACGCGGAACCGGTTCGGGCTCGGGGTTCGTTGCTGGTTCCGGTTCCAGTTCCATTTCTTCGCCGCAACTACAGTTCCTATCGATTGCGGcgaattgaaatttgaaaaaccaattttattaaaattcaaaagtaaatataaCGAAGACCTACAAAATAGGTATTGCGTGTATTGAAACTTGGCTTAACACAAAAATTCATAAAagcgaaataaaatgaaagtGAAGAGCATAAAAAAGTAGTTGAAATCACGCCAAAATAAAAGTTCTTCCttagttttattaattaacatttatttttaatgtgtATTATATATAGGTCGAAGACATTTTTAGGTTGCCCTAAGCATTCagcaaattcaaattaattgctCATACTTTCAATGATAAGTTATCATTTTTTGAAGTTTGCTAAGCTCCATTAGACTTCTACATCCTGTCTTGATTCAGTTCGCCTGCCTCCGAGCTCGCAGGCACATTCCTATCCGCAGTaatatttgttaaaataaGACCTAAAACTTTAAGTAGAAAATGCATCGGCTTttgttcttaatttttttggcTCTCAAATACCAGAGCGAAGCAATGAACTTTTCACCATTCCCGAATAGAGTGATAGATGCTCCAAAGCACATAAAAACCCGAATGATCCAACTGCGAAGCTCCTATTTTGGATACTCGCTCGTCATCCGTCCAACCAGGTGAGATCTAATCCTAGACGGTGATGGCACTTGAAATTCCATGAAGTTCCTTCTAACAAAACTTCGTGATCAATGCAGCATCTTCGTGGGAGCGCCTCGGGCTCAGTCTCCCTTGAAATCGCAAGGCAGCATCAATGAGACTGGAGCTGTGTTTAGATGTTCCCTGGCCAGTGGATCCTGTTCGCATTACGTCCTAAACGACAAGGGAAAGGGGGACGCGCTCCACGTCAAGGAATTCCAGTGGCTGGGCGGCTCAATGGATGGCGGCACCAAGGATACGGACAAGCTGCTCGTGTGCGCACCCCGGTTTTTCGTGCCATTTAGCACGAAATTGGACAAAATGCTTGGAGCTTGCTACTGGGTTCGGGACACAGTTGCAGACGCTCCTCCGCTGAGCGATGTGAGCTCCATCATTCCACCCCTTTTCACTAAATCACGCATGCACGCGCTGGGACTCAGTGCCCATGTTACGGACGACAACTCGGCGTTTCTGATAGGCGCCCCGGTAGGCGAATTGTGGATGGGATCGGTGTCAGTTCACCAGCACCGCGGAGGAGATGAGGATGTACCCAAGATGCTCTATCCGACAAAGCATTGGTCAAACAAGACCTACACATACGTCGGCTTCGCCGTGAGCTCCGGGTACTTTAGCACAGACAACGGGACCAGTCTGTTCTACGTGACCACCGCGCCGCGTGTCAACCTGAATTCCGGCGAGGCATACATCTTCGACGTGGAGGGAAAGTCCATCCGTAAGCTGCATGTGTTCCTCGGCGAGCAGTTGGGCGAGTACTTCGGTTACTCCGTGGTGACGGAAGATCTCAATGGCGATGGACTAACGGATGTGGTCGTATCCGCGCCCCTCAATGCTCTAGGGAACTACCACGACGTGGGTGCCATATACGTGTTCATCAACAAGGGATTGGTGAGTAAACCGATTTCCCTATAATCGCCAATAGTCAAACTCGGACTACAACTGCTTCTATTTCCCGCTTCAGTGGAACTTCGAAAAAAAGATAATTCGCTTGCCATTGGGCAGTGGTGCCCGTTTCGGAACCTCGCTTTCAAGACTGGGCGATATCAACCAAGACGGATACAACGGTGAGTAAACCTCTGGGTATGCgattattattcattattcATATTCAGTATTCATTATTCCTAAACACTTGAAGACTTGGCCGTTGGAGCGCCCTTCGCGGGAAA carries:
- the LOC6615733 gene encoding serine-threonine kinase receptor-associated protein isoform X2, whose protein sequence is MIASGRRPGRWPWRQALSQDGSPMLRHGDTGDWVGTFEGHKGAVWNATLNRNATLAASGAADFTGKVWNAVTGAEIHSFQHKHIVKSVAFDRDSENIVTGSNEKLVRVFNLEQPEAQPEEYAGHTGAIKRALFCRGDKCIISAAEDKTVRLWDRMTGIEVQRLQFNSNPNSLEISSDNHILTISHGSSISFWEIDTLKKLKEVKVPTNVASASLHPDKHVFVCGGEDFKMYKFDYITGNEIESFKGHFGPVHSVKFSPDGELYASGSEDGTLRLWQTTVGKTYGLWKCTEPADLGNSISSPREVQAN
- the LOC6615733 gene encoding serine-threonine kinase receptor-associated protein isoform X1, whose amino-acid sequence is MAANNLRQIPLTCSGHTRPVVHLDFSDICDAGYFLISACKDGSPMLRHGDTGDWVGTFEGHKGAVWNATLNRNATLAASGAADFTGKVWNAVTGAEIHSFQHKHIVKSVAFDRDSENIVTGSNEKLVRVFNLEQPEAQPEEYAGHTGAIKRALFCRGDKCIISAAEDKTVRLWDRMTGIEVQRLQFNSNPNSLEISSDNHILTISHGSSISFWEIDTLKKLKEVKVPTNVASASLHPDKHVFVCGGEDFKMYKFDYITGNEIESFKGHFGPVHSVKFSPDGELYASGSEDGTLRLWQTTVGKTYGLWKCTEPADLGNSISSPREVQAN
- the LOC6615734 gene encoding cytochrome c oxidase subunit 6A, mitochondrial codes for the protein MSAILNHAIRRQFGATAARNMSGTAAVAGEHSGGYKVWKRLSFFVAVPAVGLCMLNAYLKHQEEHDKPRQEFVKYDYLRRREKRFPWGEGQKSLFHNPHVNALPDGYEH
- the LOC6615735 gene encoding zinc finger and SCAN domain-containing protein 10, translating into MAAKLEVREALLTEKKVCRFCLTEQKLASIFEENPRVKTTANLPLQIMAITAIEVYAGDGMPGHICLECRLLFEHCYRFKQMCKRAETLLRQYPLTGNWPSPLEKPRAPMMMGPKKLLVVPTKAAEPSETPKKLLNTMAKSSSQVIIEDVQVLESAMVTHGTVADSSPVPRRSHAYELKVDNNQELSMDDVQSMLEDMASELEKEFPEIPQKASPIKPKVLNKSSIRILNKGPAAPVEPRLATPKVKRDDSGNVAIVTEVLDSDLPLDDQDDPTKNAEKVATDVFPCPDCERSFPLQQLLEIHRLNHTRSRSFQCLLCEKSFFSKYDLAKHNFVHTGERPFKCAICSKAFTRKALLHRHERTHTDVPKFICVYCEKPFLSRQEMEKHAERHQKKRPFQCGVCTKSFAFKQGLERHETVHSTNLPFPCQHCERSFSTASKLARHLVAHAGKRAYPCKYCHKSYMLSHHLSRHLRVHTQTSDASFVCSECKVSYNNYNDLLEHALIHATASLKCPMCRKQIEDIDSVESHMDQHKQSERHACEFCDHIFLTQECLQRHIEDDHVVDMEPYQNEFEDDGEGEGGGVDEKEEHLDDFEDLDNAKQEEFVTEYLEDDALYEDHLDDSDESFTPPPPKQRKINPPKDAQQSVRQTRSRDAQRITPKTGKNEGNPHHKLERNLKNRRSAK
- the LOC6615736 gene encoding caspase-1; protein product: MTDECVTRNYGVGILSPNGSENRGSFLMADNTDAKGCTPQSLVVGGAAAESPLPANKFVARMPVERYASEYNMSHKHRGVALIFNHEFFDIPSLKSRTGTNVDAQELKKAFENLGFAVSVHKDCKLRDILKHVEKAAELDHTDNDCLAVAILSHGEHGYLYAKDTQYKLDNIWHYFTATFCPSLAGKPKLFFIQACQGDRLDGGITLEKGVTETDGESSTSYKIPIHADFLFSYSTIPGYFSWRNINNGSWYMQSLIRELNANGKKYDMLTLLTFVNQRVALDFESNVPATPMMDRQKQIPCLTSMLTRILRFGDKPNGNKAG
- the LOC6615737 gene encoding exosome complex component RRP4 yields the protein MSTNAAIDLALDRVDWRDLAAQTEEQPRVYTPGEVLMPEAGFMRGHGTFVEDENIKSSVAGVIQKVNKLISVRPLKSRYVGEIGDVVVARVSEVQQKRWRVDTNSRLDSILLLSSVNLPGGELRRRSAEDEQMMRRYLDEGDLISAEVQNIFEEGSLSLYTRSLKYGKLSQGILVKVFPALVKRRKMHFHNLLCGASVILGNNGYIWISPTKGQEEEGGEGGFAQNLNEHVPRGEREVIARLRNSILALAKCKLMIYDTSIQYAYEESLRYEAHELLQQNAIYDIGQQTQARLRDTDE